The sequence AAGACAAAAGCCATCCTAATAAACTTGATATTGTTTGGCGATTCGTTTGTTATTCTCACACTTGCCAGCCACCATACCGCGTCGTCACCATACTGTAGTCCTGCGGATAAGGCGCCAGTGGAGTCCCCTCTGTAGCTTAAACGGTTTCCCGGCAATGGCCTCGGATGCGGGACCCCGCCGACAGGAAAGCTTCCAACTGAAGTCTGCGGAAACAAGTTCCCCATTACGAATGCCGGGTATATCGGCTGCCAACTAACTTCTTCAGATTTTAAAGCTGGCGGAGAGGGTTGGGACGCTTGCGGAGTTTGCGCGAGGACGGCGCCGGTGGCGAATGCCACCACGATAAGGGCCAGGATCGTTTTCATGGCGACCTCCCGCATGATGCGTCGTGATTTAGCTATTCGTGCACTTGAAATTGACCGGCATATACCTAAGCGATCCAGGAGGCTGCCGTCAAGGAAAACGGGGGCCGAAGAACTACTTCAGCCCCCATCGGATGTGGCCCGAGCCTGAGAGGCTCAGGACGGTGATTTAGAAGACCAGTCGAGCGCCAACGATGATGCGGCGGTTGCCGCCGTCAGTCGTCCACTGGTTCAAGAAAGCGCTCGAACTAACCGCCGCCGTCGGAATACCAAAGTTGCGCGTATTGGTTGCATTGAACATGTCGGCCCGCAGTTGCAGCCGCGCGTTCTCGCCGATGCGCGTGTTCTTGATGATTCCGAAGTCGAGGTTACCGATACCGTCCGCGCGCAGGATGTTACGGCCGGCACTGCCGAAGCGCTGGCAGATGGTTGCCGGGGCCGTCAACGCGCCATTGCATGTCAGCGGCGCGAAGAAATTAAGCCCGCCAAGTCTGAACAGGTCTTCGGCGGTTGTGCTCGGCAGCGCCGCGGTTGAGTTTGCGCGAATCGCATTGCCGACCAGACCGTCAATTCCGTTCAGCGCGCCGGTTGGATCGGCGCCATTCAGTGGCGTAAACGGCGCGCCACTCTGGAAGGTAAAGAACGAGTTCACCTGCCAGCCGCCGAGTATTCGTCCCAAGACTCCATTCTGCGCCTGGTACCACGGCAACTCGTAAACAAAGTTACCCGATAGACGCAGCGGCCTATCGTAGGTCGAGCGAGCTCGATCATTCGGCAGGTCAAATGAGTTCTGGGCCACGGCAACTTCGCCGCCTGAGGGGTTGAACAACTCTGAAGCCGTATCGATGAACGAACTCCAGGTAAAGTGCAGTCCGGCACTGAAACCTCGACTCAGGCGCTTATCAAAACTGGCCTGCATCGAGTGGTAATCGGACTCCGCCCGGTTCGCGCGGAGTCGGACGATTCCGAGCGTGCAATTCGCCGGATCGACAGTCGTCACGCGGCACGGATCGTTGACACTGCCGTTTGGCTGCGCCGCAATGAATACATTGTTCGTCGGTTGACGCGGATTCCCGTCCACCGTTTGGAACAAATCGCGTCCGCGAGTGCCGACGTACCCAATTCGGAAAACGGAATCGCGCCCGAGTTCACGTTCGAATCCAAAGCTGAATTGGTCGTAAACCGGCGCCCGGAAATCCCCACCTACAATCGTCCGAGCAAACGTCGCCGGGTTTAAGCCTGCGGGCTGGGCTGTCGGTATGGCCGCGAACGCTCCGACAGGGGCCAGGTTGATGGCCGCCACGAATGGAAACGCACTCGCAATGTTCAGGTTGATGTTGATGAAGTTGCTGTCATGCGTGCGCGCATAACCGCCACGAACGACCAGCTTGTCTCCACCGGTTATCCAGCCAATTGGCCCGTCGCTTTCCGTCTGCGGATTCCAGTTAAAGCCAATGCGCGGCTGCCAGTTGTTGGTGTCCGCGGGTGGAACCGGGGTGAACCGGAAGCGCTCATCACCACCTGCGGAGGCGACGATGGCGTTATTAACCGGAACCAGATCGTCGAAGTTGTTCCCTGGCCGTTCGTACCGCAAGCCGTAAGTGAGCGTCAGGTGGGGCGTAATCTTCCACTCGTCCTGGGCGTAGTAGTAGCTGTCCCACCAGTAGTAATACTGAATCTCCTGCCCCCCCGGTAGTGGCCGATTAACTGTGGCTGCCAGGTCGGCGTTGTCGTCCACGAACCGTTGCAGCGTCGAATAGGAAAGGCGTCCGCGGATCGTCGGAACGAAGAAACTCTTTACCTGGTTGCGACGAATGTCCACGCCAAATTTGAAGGCGTGAGACCCTTTGATCCACGTGAGATTGTCGGTCACCTGGTACGTGTTGTTATTACGGAACTGAGGCAGGTTCACGGCCAAACCGATCGCCGTGCGATTGTTGGCGGCATTAAACCCCTGAAGGCCAAGATCTAAAATCTCGATCGAAGGAATGGTCTCCGACAGTGGGTTATCTGAGGCCGTAGTGGTTGCCAATCGCGACCAGGCGCCGCGAAGTTCGTTGATCACGTTCGAGCTTATCCGGCTCGACAAAACGAGGTTAATGGCCTGTGTGCGGAAAATATTTTTCGTGGTGAGGCCCGACGGCGTCACCTGGCCCTGACCGCCCGTATCTCCATCGTCATAGAGATAACGGAAGTTAATATCATTCGAGCCGGTCAGTCTGTGATCCACGCGCCATGAAGCCTGGTGATCGTCAAAGAACGATGAGGCTGAACCCGTAAGCGTTCCGGATGCCACCGGGATGCAGGATGCGTCGCGCGTCTGGCCCGCCGCCAGAGTTTTGGGACAGTTGGCGCCGGGAGTCAAACTAAACCAAGCCGGATCCGCAGTGCCCGTTCCTGCAGGTAGATGGGTCAGAAGCGCTTGAACCTGAGGGCGGTTCCCGACCAGGTTCTGAAGAGTTTGCCGTCCCGCCGCAGTCGGCGCGCCGATCAGGGTAAAACCTGAACCAAGTTGGCGATTACTCCAGCGCTGGTACGATCCAAAGAAGAACGTGCGGTCGCGGCCGCTGATGTACGAGGCGCCACCCTCGCCAAAGCGCGGGAGGTGCAGCGGTCCACCAATCGTGAAGCCCATCTGATTTTCAATGCGGAAGGGCCGCTTGTAAGTCTGACCGGCAGCGAGCGTCGAGCCTGACGGTCTACAGAAGCCGCTCGCCTTGTTCAGGTTACTGCAGGCGTTAAGCGCGTTTGAGTTATGGAACCAGAAAACCGTGCCGTGAAAGTCATTACCACCGGCGCGCGTCACCACATTCAGCACTGAACCGGAGTTCCGTCCATACTCAGCCAGGAATTGATTCGTGATCAGCCGCACTTCCTGGACGATGTCGGGATTGTTAATCGACTGTTGGCCACCAGCGACGCTTGGGTCGTTGATGTCCTGGCCATCGATCATGAAGTTGTTCGAACGGACACGTCCGCCGTTGGCTGAATAGCTAAGGCCGCTCGAAAATCCCGTCTGTCCGGAACCAAGTTGGCTGACGCCCGGCGCAGAGAGCACCACATTGAAGACGTTGCGATTTGGCGCGAGCGGTAATTCGGCGATGCGCCGCCCGTCGAAGCGGGTGGAAACCTCCGCGTTGCTGGTATTGAGTATCGCGGCGTTCTGTTCGACGACATTTACCACACCCGAAACACCTTCAGGATTCATGGCTACGTCGACCACCGCAATCTGATTGACGTCGAGTCCGATTCCGGTCTGGGTAAACTTTGCGAAACCCGATGATTCGACCGAGACCTCGTAAGGCCCAACGGGGAGCCCTTCCATGCGATATCGGCCGTCCTCGTCCGTTTCGGTGGTACGTGAGATGTTCGTCTGAGTGTTTCGGGCCGTAACTGTGGCCTTGGCAATCAGAGCATCTTTGGGGTCCTTAACCGTTCCGGTTATCGTGCCCGTGCCCTGAGCGAATGCCGCGCCTACGAACACGAACCCCAACGCGAATCCAATTGCTAGAACGCGAAGAGCGCTTTTCATAACCGCTTCGTCCTCCTTAAGTTTTTAGAAACTGACCCTGGCTTGTTCTCTCGAGCATCCGTCAACTGTGACTGAGGATGCGAATGGCTTTGCTGGGCTTTTAAGCAAGCAATGTTCCCGTAGAGGAGGTCCGATCAACCCTTGTCTTTCTCGCCTCAATTTGGAGGTTTTCTAGTTTTTTAAGTGAGCAATCAGACAGATTTGCGGCTGAAATTTTGGTTTTTAGTCCAAAATCTTGGATGGCGATGAGTGGCGGGACAATGCGGAAGACTGATAGTGAAGAGTCAGTTAGCCCGCGCTTAGAACGCAGCACACTTGCCCTTCCCAACCGGCGGTAAGGTTCTGGGCGTGGGCGGTTGCACGGTTGTCGGAAGCCTCCAACCGGTTCCGCCGTCGTACTCAACCTGCTCAATCACGATGTCTGACACCGATGACTGGCGCGGGTTGGTGAACGCGACGTTCAGAACTTGCGCGGGGAACCAGACTTTCACGTTCCGTGATTGGCCAGGGGCAATTGGCAAGTGACAGTAGAATTGCTTCTCAAGCACGACTTGCGAATTACGTGTCGGCCGGTAAGCCCAAACGAGTTTTGTAATTGATCTAGGGCCTTCGTTGGCAATGCGGGCGCGGATTTCGTAACCCTGATACGCCCGCGACGGACGCGACCGAGCGCTGTTTCTACTTCTAACATCGAGCGCCCGCAGATCTCGTTGGCGCTGCTGTCCGTCCTCACGGATCTCTTTCAACGACGCGATTTCAGGAGAATCCGTCCGGTCTCGAGTTCCCCGGCCCAGCGTCGGATTTATCTTCGGCGGATAAACCGTGGACGCACGACTGTAGCCGCCAATCCGCTTCTCTTTTACCTTCAACGAGGTGACATTCAGACCAGATGCACCTTGCCCACTTGTCTGGGCTTGCGCAGGTACAATCCCGCAACATGCCAAAATGAATAGGCACCTTAATAACGTCATCTCTTTAGTGATCCAACTCATAGCCCCACACATCTTCCAGCTTCAACGTTCTGGGTCGCTTCAGC is a genomic window of Pyrinomonadaceae bacterium containing:
- a CDS encoding TonB-dependent receptor encodes the protein MKSALRVLAIGFALGFVFVGAAFAQGTGTITGTVKDPKDALIAKATVTARNTQTNISRTTETDEDGRYRMEGLPVGPYEVSVESSGFAKFTQTGIGLDVNQIAVVDVAMNPEGVSGVVNVVEQNAAILNTSNAEVSTRFDGRRIAELPLAPNRNVFNVVLSAPGVSQLGSGQTGFSSGLSYSANGGRVRSNNFMIDGQDINDPSVAGGQQSINNPDIVQEVRLITNQFLAEYGRNSGSVLNVVTRAGGNDFHGTVFWFHNSNALNACSNLNKASGFCRPSGSTLAAGQTYKRPFRIENQMGFTIGGPLHLPRFGEGGASYISGRDRTFFFGSYQRWSNRQLGSGFTLIGAPTAAGRQTLQNLVGNRPQVQALLTHLPAGTGTADPAWFSLTPGANCPKTLAAGQTRDASCIPVASGTLTGSASSFFDDHQASWRVDHRLTGSNDINFRYLYDDGDTGGQGQVTPSGLTTKNIFRTQAINLVLSSRISSNVINELRGAWSRLATTTASDNPLSETIPSIEILDLGLQGFNAANNRTAIGLAVNLPQFRNNNTYQVTDNLTWIKGSHAFKFGVDIRRNQVKSFFVPTIRGRLSYSTLQRFVDDNADLAATVNRPLPGGQEIQYYYWWDSYYYAQDEWKITPHLTLTYGLRYERPGNNFDDLVPVNNAIVASAGGDERFRFTPVPPADTNNWQPRIGFNWNPQTESDGPIGWITGGDKLVVRGGYARTHDSNFININLNIASAFPFVAAINLAPVGAFAAIPTAQPAGLNPATFARTIVGGDFRAPVYDQFSFGFERELGRDSVFRIGYVGTRGRDLFQTVDGNPRQPTNNVFIAAQPNGSVNDPCRVTTVDPANCTLGIVRLRANRAESDYHSMQASFDKRLSRGFSAGLHFTWSSFIDTASELFNPSGGEVAVAQNSFDLPNDRARSTYDRPLRLSGNFVYELPWYQAQNGVLGRILGGWQVNSFFTFQSGAPFTPLNGADPTGALNGIDGLVGNAIRANSTAALPSTTAEDLFRLGGLNFFAPLTCNGALTAPATICQRFGSAGRNILRADGIGNLDFGIIKNTRIGENARLQLRADMFNATNTRNFGIPTAAVSSSAFLNQWTTDGGNRRIIVGARLVF